The Populus nigra chromosome 19, ddPopNigr1.1, whole genome shotgun sequence genome includes a window with the following:
- the LOC133680584 gene encoding glycosyltransferase BC10-like has protein sequence MPETSSTNCPNSIKIGPIMFTTQFLLVFSLLLSLPILFLLAPRIFPPHNPSIPISPSDEQDDLYLFRKAAAVSASSSFVTHYPSAHTHFTSKSKKLKIAFLFLTNTDLFFAPLWEQFFKSADKNLFNIYVHADPYSNVTKPKGVFSSQFIRNAKRTYRASPTLISASRRLLATAILDDPTNTFFAVLSQYCIPLHSFKYVYDSLISSKSFDFSSSESGPESTQYNVKIEYKSFVEIISKERRLWKRYVARGRYAMMPEVPFEKFRGGSQFFVITRRHALMVIEDRRLWNKFKQPCYREHECYPEEHYFSTLLSMQDPKGCTKYTLTRVNWTGTRNGHPYTYKAGEISPVLIQALKESNYSSSYLFARKFEPNCLKPLMKIADEVIFQD, from the coding sequence ATGCCAGAAACATCATCAACAAATTGTCCAAATTCCATCAAAATTGGACCTATAATGTTCACAACACAATTTCTCCtagttttttctcttcttttatcaCTTCCTATCCTTTTCCTCTTAGCCCCAAGAATCTTTCCTCCTCATAACCCTTCCATCCCCATCTCCCCTTCCGATGAACAAGACGACCTCTACCTCTTCCGCAAAGCCGCCGCCGTCtccgcctcctcctccttcgTCACCCACTACCCTTCCGCCCATACCCATTTCACCTCCAaatcaaaaaaacttaaaatcgcTTTCCTTTTCTTGACCAATACAGATCTCTTTTTCGCTCCTTTATGGGAACAATTCTTCAAATCCGCCGACAAAAACCTCTTCAACATTTACGTTCACGCCGATCCTTATTCCAATGTTACAAAACCCAAAGGGGTTTTTAGTTCCCAGTTCATTCGGAACGCGAAACGGACTTATCGCGCCTCCCCAACCTTGATCTCTGCCAGTCGCCGCCTCCTCGCCACTGCCATCCTCGACGACCCAACCAACACATTCTTCGCCGTCCTCTCCCAGTACTGCATCCCTCTCCATTCCTTCAAATACGTCTACGATTCCTTAATTTCTTCTAAATCTTTCGATTTTTCTTCCTCCGAGTCGGGACCTGAGTCGACTCAGTATAATGTGAAAATCGAGTACAAGAGTTTCGTCGAGATTATATCGAAGGAGCGGCGGTTATGGAAAAGATATGTCGCTAGAGGGAGGTATGCAATGATGCCAGAGGTGCCCTTTGAGAAATTCCGCGGTGGGTCTCAGTTTTTTGTCATCACGCGCCGACACGCGCTCATGGTGATTGAGGATCGTAGGCTGTGGAACAAGTTCAAGCAGCCGTGTTATCGAGAACATGAATGTTACCCTGAAGAACATTATTTTTCTACGTTATTGTCAATGCAGGATCCGAAGGGGTGTACTAAGTATACATTAACAAGGGTTAATTGGACAGGAACCCGTAACGGGCATCCTTATACTTATAAGGCTGGTGAGATTTCTCCGGTTTTGATTCAGGCGCTGAAAGAATCGAATTATTCGAGTTCGTATTTGTTTGCTCGGAAATTCGAACCGAATTGTTTGAAACCTTTGATGAAAATTGCTGATGAAGTCATTTTCCAGGACTAA